ATTTTGAGCGCTGCGCCTCCGATACCCGTGACGAGAATGACGGCTGTAATCGTCAAGTTTCGTTTATCGGCAAGATCAATCTTACTTTCCGTCAGCGTCCGGAGACCGTTTGACGCGATGACTCCGAATAAGAGGATACTGATCCCGCCCATGACTGGTGTCGGAATCGTCTTGATGAACCCTTCGACATATCCGAGGAAACCGAAACTGATCGCAAGAACCGCCGCACCACCTAGGACAAAGACACTATAGACGCGAGTGATTGACATGACACCGTTGTTTTCACCGTAGGTCGTAACTGGTGGTCCACCGAGCATCGAAGCGACTGTCTTCGCAATCCCGTCGCCAAGTACGGTCCGGTGCATCCCTGGATCAAGGAGCGTCTCGCGCCCGATGATGCGTGATGTCACTTTTTGTTCGCCGATGTGTTCCGTCAGTGTGACGAGCGTCACGGGAACGATCAGTAGCAAGGCTGCTGTATTCCACGATGGTGTGTAACTCAGGAACGGAATCGTGAAGTCCGGCACGTGGAAGAACGTGGCTTGTTGCAGTGGTGTGAAGTCAATGATTCCGACCGATGCCGCAACGAGATAACCAACCGTGATCCCGAACAGGATCGGAATCGTGCTCCACATTCCTTTTAAGTACGTCATCGCAAGGAGTGTGACACCGAGTGTGACCATCGCGACGAGGAAGTACAGTCCGTTGTACTTACCGTCCGCTCCGTTCATCGCCATGTTGACAGCGGTCGGGGCGAGCGATAAACCGATGACCATGATGACCGGTCCGATGACAACCGGCGGGAGTAAGCGAAGCAACCAAGCAGCTCCCGTGTAGCGGATGAGGAGTGAGACAAGTCCGTAAACGAGTCCAGCGACCATTCCGCCGATTAAGGCATCCTCGACACCCCACCGTTCACTGACGGCAATGATCGGGGCAATGTAGGCAAAACTCGAACCAAGATATGTGGGTACTTTGAAGCGGGTAACGGCGAGGAAAATCAGTGTGCCGACTCCGCTTGCGACGAGCGCGACCGATGTGTTGAGTCCCGTTAAGAGCGGGACGAGCACGGTCGCACCAAACATCGCGAAGACGTGTTGCAGGCTGAGCATCAGCCAGTTTAGAGGGTGAGTAGGTACTTCTTGTACATCAAGTACTGCGGCATGTTTTGCCATATGGATGACTCCCTTTCTGGTCTCTCTGGACCACCTTAAAGGTTTTGAATTTTAGCGTTTAATGAATACTTGATCGGCTTCATCGACTTCAGAAAGCGCGACGACGACTTGTTCCTCACGGGATGTCGGGACGTTCTTACCGATGAAATCTGGTCGAATCGGTAACTCCCGATGTCCGCGGTCGACGAGGACAGCGAGTTGAATCATACTTGGTCTTCCGTGGTCGACGAGCGCGTCCATCGCGGCGCGAACGGTGCGTCCTGTGTAGAGGACATCGTCAACGAGGACGACGATTTTCCCGGTGATGTCTTCCGGTAAATCAGAACCTTTGATTTCTGGTTCTAAACTTCGTTTCGACAAGTCATCCCGGTACATCGAGATGTCGACGACACCGAGTAAGACCGGTTTTCCTTCGATTTGTTCGATTCGCTTCGCAAGGCGACGAGCGAGTGTCTCGCCACGCGTCTTGATTCCGACGATCATCAAATCATGAATCCCTTTGTTTCGTTCGATGATTTCATGGGCGATCCGTGTCAGTGCACGTCCAATCGCGGCTTCATCTAAGATGACGGCTGGTTTCATAGTTTCTCCTTTCATACAAAAGACCTTCTGCGGGAATCCGCAGAAGGTCATCGAAGACAGAATCATGGCATACGTATTGTATGCATGCCTACACACAATCGTGGTAGGTTCTCCCTTTCGCAGCCTCTCCGGACTCGATTAAAGGTGATATTAGTTTGGTAGGATCGTCGCTCGGACGACCGAAGTGTCAGTAGAGGATGTCTCGCATCGCTCTCTAGGTGATACTCTACCGTTTTATTAGAAAAACGTCAAGACTCTAATTCAAGTTTTTTCAATTGACCGATTTCAAATGTCATCTCTTCTGAGAGTGGTGCTTCAAACCGCATCCACTCGCCTGTGCGTGGATGTTCGAAACCGAGAACCGCAGCATGCAAGGCTTGACCGTTCATTTTCATCGTCTTGCGTGGACCATATTTCGGGTCACCTGCAAGCGGGAAACCGATATAACGCATATGGACACGGATTTGGTGTGTCCGTCCTGTTTCAAGTTTACATTCAACGACCGTAAAGCCTTCGTACCGATCAAGCACACGGAAATGGGTTACGGCAGACTTTGAATTCTTATCCGTTACCGTCATCCGTTGACGGTCGTTCTTATCGCGTCCGATTGGTGCTTCGATTGTTCCGAGTTCGTGCGGGATTTCACCGTGTACGAGCGCGATGTAAAGACGTTCTGTCGTCTTCTCTTTTAATTGATGCGCGAGCGATTCATGCGCTAAGTCGTTCTTAGCGACCATCAAGAGACCTGACGTATCCTTATCGATCTGGTGAACGATTCCTGGACGTTTGACGCCATTGATGCCTGAGAGATCTTGACAGTGGTGTAATAAGGCGTTGACGAGCGTTCCTGAGACATGACCTGCCGCCGGGTGAACGACCATCCCTTTTGGTTTGTTGACGACGATGACGTCCGAGTCCTCATAGACGACATCAAGTGGGATGTCTTCCGGTAAGATCTCGAGCTCCACCGCTTCCGGGATATGAACGACAATCGATTCCGTTCCCGATAATTTATAGTTCGGTTTGACAACACGACCATCGACTTCGACACGTCCCGCTTTCAACCATTCCTGTACTTGCGAACGCGACCAATCGTTTTGTTCTGCGAGCCATTTATCAATGCGCCCTGTCGC
This region of Exiguobacterium acetylicum DSM 20416 genomic DNA includes:
- a CDS encoding uracil-xanthine permease family protein; the protein is MAKHAAVLDVQEVPTHPLNWLMLSLQHVFAMFGATVLVPLLTGLNTSVALVASGVGTLIFLAVTRFKVPTYLGSSFAYIAPIIAVSERWGVEDALIGGMVAGLVYGLVSLLIRYTGAAWLLRLLPPVVIGPVIMVIGLSLAPTAVNMAMNGADGKYNGLYFLVAMVTLGVTLLAMTYLKGMWSTIPILFGITVGYLVAASVGIIDFTPLQQATFFHVPDFTIPFLSYTPSWNTAALLLIVPVTLVTLTEHIGEQKVTSRIIGRETLLDPGMHRTVLGDGIAKTVASMLGGPPVTTYGENNGVMSITRVYSVFVLGGAAVLAISFGFLGYVEGFIKTIPTPVMGGISILLFGVIASNGLRTLTESKIDLADKRNLTITAVILVTGIGGAALKIGNFSLEGMALATILGIILNLVLPKTTEQVEETTETSTTQSVANNF
- the pyrR gene encoding bifunctional pyr operon transcriptional regulator/uracil phosphoribosyltransferase PyrR — its product is MKPAVILDEAAIGRALTRIAHEIIERNKGIHDLMIVGIKTRGETLARRLAKRIEQIEGKPVLLGVVDISMYRDDLSKRSLEPEIKGSDLPEDITGKIVVLVDDVLYTGRTVRAAMDALVDHGRPSMIQLAVLVDRGHRELPIRPDFIGKNVPTSREEQVVVALSEVDEADQVFIKR
- a CDS encoding RluA family pseudouridine synthase yields the protein MNEVETWSVQADGATGRIDKWLAEQNDWSRSQVQEWLKAGRVEVDGRVVKPNYKLSGTESIVVHIPEAVELEILPEDIPLDVVYEDSDVIVVNKPKGMVVHPAAGHVSGTLVNALLHHCQDLSGINGVKRPGIVHQIDKDTSGLLMVAKNDLAHESLAHQLKEKTTERLYIALVHGEIPHELGTIEAPIGRDKNDRQRMTVTDKNSKSAVTHFRVLDRYEGFTVVECKLETGRTHQIRVHMRYIGFPLAGDPKYGPRKTMKMNGQALHAAVLGFEHPRTGEWMRFEAPLSEEMTFEIGQLKKLELES